From Rhizobium sp. NZLR1, a single genomic window includes:
- the dxr gene encoding 1-deoxy-D-xylulose-5-phosphate reductoisomerase produces the protein MMTGKTAPRRLSIFGSTGSIGQNTLNVVDHLGGRENFEISVLTGNGNVELLARQAKSSGALMAVTANDRHYESLKSALSGSGIAVAAGKSGLMEAADREADWVMAAIVGTAGLAPTLAAARRGADIALANKECLVSAGDLFLATIREGGGRLLPVDSEHNAIFQVLEENQRHAVERVILTASGGPFRTASRQEMAGVTVETARAHPNWSMGLKISIDSASMFNKALEMIEARHLFSLKPEQIEVIFHPQSIIHSMVGYTDGSVLAQLGAPDMRTAIGYALAFPRRPNLPIERLDFAKLARLDFEAPDELRFPALRLARLAMTRGGVQGAVLNGAKEVALEAFIEGRLSFLAMAEITERVMDDLAGLLPAADMDDVFAADRQARQRASELMTLAVAG, from the coding sequence ATGATGACCGGCAAAACCGCGCCGCGGCGCCTCAGCATCTTCGGTTCGACCGGCTCGATCGGCCAAAACACCCTCAACGTCGTCGATCACCTGGGCGGGCGGGAGAATTTCGAAATCTCCGTACTAACAGGCAACGGCAATGTCGAATTGCTGGCCCGGCAGGCGAAATCATCCGGCGCGCTGATGGCGGTGACGGCAAACGACCGGCATTACGAATCACTGAAGAGCGCACTTTCGGGCAGCGGCATTGCCGTCGCCGCCGGAAAATCCGGCCTGATGGAAGCCGCAGACCGTGAAGCCGACTGGGTGATGGCGGCCATCGTCGGCACGGCGGGGCTGGCACCGACCCTTGCCGCCGCACGCCGCGGCGCCGATATCGCCCTTGCCAACAAGGAATGCCTGGTCTCGGCCGGCGATCTCTTCCTGGCAACGATCCGGGAAGGCGGCGGCAGGCTGCTTCCCGTCGACAGCGAGCACAATGCGATTTTCCAGGTGCTGGAAGAAAACCAGCGCCACGCCGTCGAGCGCGTCATTCTGACGGCCTCCGGCGGCCCCTTCCGCACCGCCTCGCGCCAGGAGATGGCCGGCGTGACGGTGGAAACCGCACGCGCCCACCCGAACTGGTCGATGGGATTGAAGATCTCGATCGACAGCGCCTCGATGTTCAACAAGGCGCTGGAGATGATCGAAGCCCGGCATCTCTTCAGCCTGAAGCCCGAACAGATCGAAGTCATCTTCCATCCGCAATCGATCATCCATTCGATGGTCGGTTATACCGACGGATCGGTGCTGGCCCAGCTCGGCGCCCCCGATATGCGCACGGCCATCGGTTATGCCTTGGCCTTTCCGCGCCGGCCGAACCTGCCGATCGAGCGGCTGGATTTCGCCAAGCTCGCCAGGCTGGATTTCGAGGCGCCGGATGAGCTGCGGTTTCCGGCATTGCGGCTGGCGCGCCTGGCGATGACGCGCGGCGGCGTTCAGGGCGCGGTGCTGAACGGCGCCAAGGAAGTGGCGCTCGAAGCCTTCATCGAAGGGCGGCTGTCCTTCCTTGCCATGGCCGAGATCACCGAGAGGGTGATGGACGACCTGGCCGGCCTGCTGCCGGCAGCCGATATGGACGATGTCTTCGCCGCCGACAGGCAGGCGCGGCAGCGGGCGTCGGAGCTGATGACCCTCGCGGTCGCCGGCTAA
- a CDS encoding BON domain-containing protein, giving the protein MVFKEQTFHGLEPEMEAEISNRASVEAAVANALAIAGGIDAADVEVTMENDQIVLTGTVGTVGKIERATAVAKAVEGVHSVQNRILLGGPPINDWH; this is encoded by the coding sequence ATGGTTTTCAAGGAGCAGACATTTCACGGTCTCGAGCCCGAGATGGAAGCGGAAATTTCCAATCGCGCATCGGTCGAAGCGGCCGTCGCCAATGCGCTGGCGATTGCCGGCGGCATCGATGCGGCTGATGTCGAAGTGACGATGGAGAACGACCAGATCGTGCTGACCGGCACCGTCGGCACGGTCGGCAAGATCGAACGGGCGACCGCGGTCGCCAAGGCCGTCGAAGGCGTGCATTCGGTGCAGAACCGGATCCTGCTCGGCGGGCCTCCGATCAATGATTGGCATTGA
- the aac(6') gene encoding aminoglycoside 6'-N-acetyltransferase, whose protein sequence is MESTIEIGTIKDVEPWAQLRVALWPHHSLDDHRAELDRAFLSESGEAVAFIARNAANEAVGFAEATLRHDYVNGCSSSPVLFLEGIYVRPVDRRKGIARLLCNAVADWGKPLGCVEFGSDAPLENSASHALHTALGFEETQRVVFFRKPL, encoded by the coding sequence ATGGAATCGACTATCGAGATTGGGACTATAAAAGATGTTGAGCCATGGGCGCAGCTTCGCGTTGCACTATGGCCGCATCACTCGCTTGACGATCATCGAGCTGAGTTGGACCGGGCGTTTCTTTCAGAAAGTGGAGAAGCCGTCGCGTTCATCGCTCGAAATGCTGCGAATGAAGCTGTCGGGTTTGCTGAAGCCACCTTGCGACATGATTATGTGAATGGATGCAGCAGCTCGCCCGTTCTATTCCTCGAAGGGATTTATGTCCGGCCCGTTGACAGGCGAAAAGGTATCGCACGATTGCTGTGCAATGCTGTTGCCGATTGGGGGAAGCCGCTTGGGTGTGTTGAGTTTGGCTCTGACGCGCCGCTTGAGAATTCAGCCAGCCATGCGCTCCATACCGCTTTAGGATTTGAGGAGACACAGCGCGTCGTGTTCTTCCGAAAGCCACTGTAG